Proteins encoded within one genomic window of Bacteroides sedimenti:
- a CDS encoding asparaginase, whose translation MKQENTSVLIIYTGGTIGMIKNAETGALENFNFEQLQKHVPELKKLDFNLDSCQFDPPRDSSDMEPEAWADLVRIIYENYEKYDGFVILHGTDTMAYSASALSFMLENLSKPVIFTGSQLPIGMLRTDGKENLMTSIEIAAAKYRGKPLVPEVCIFFENHLMRGNRTSKINAENFNAFKSYNYPPLAEAGIHIKYEPSLIHRYTNGKPLTPHLVLDTNVVILKLFPGIQESTVEAMLSLPGLKAVVLETYGSGNAPRKPWFIKQLIEATKRGIVIVNVTQCSAGSVEMDRYETGLQLLQAGILSGYDSTTESTVTKLMFLLGHGLPPEEVRKMMKISIAGEITVK comes from the coding sequence ATGAAGCAAGAGAACACTTCCGTATTGATAATTTACACCGGTGGAACAATCGGCATGATTAAGAATGCCGAGACAGGGGCTTTGGAAAACTTTAATTTCGAACAACTGCAGAAACATGTTCCCGAACTTAAAAAGCTGGATTTCAATCTGGATTCCTGCCAGTTTGATCCCCCACGCGACTCTTCGGACATGGAACCGGAAGCATGGGCTGACCTGGTGCGGATTATCTATGAAAATTATGAAAAATACGACGGATTTGTAATTCTTCATGGCACCGACACCATGGCTTATAGCGCTTCCGCCCTCAGCTTTATGCTCGAGAATCTGAGCAAACCGGTTATCTTCACAGGTTCGCAACTACCCATCGGGATGCTTCGTACTGATGGAAAGGAAAACCTGATGACCAGCATTGAGATAGCTGCTGCCAAATACAGAGGCAAACCGCTGGTTCCGGAAGTATGCATCTTCTTTGAGAACCATTTGATGAGAGGAAACCGGACTTCTAAAATCAATGCAGAGAACTTCAATGCATTTAAGTCATACAACTATCCGCCACTAGCTGAAGCTGGTATACATATAAAATATGAACCGTCGCTGATACACCGATACACTAATGGCAAGCCGCTTACACCCCACCTGGTTCTAGACACCAATGTGGTGATTCTGAAACTATTTCCCGGTATTCAGGAAAGCACAGTGGAGGCAATGCTCTCTCTACCTGGACTGAAAGCAGTGGTACTAGAGACATATGGATCGGGTAATGCTCCAAGAAAACCTTGGTTTATCAAACAACTCATAGAAGCTACAAAGCGAGGCATAGTGATTGTTAATGTAACGCAATGTAGCGCTGGAAGTGTGGAAATGGATCGTTACGAAACAGGATTGCAACTATTACAGGCAGGAATCCTGAGCGGATATGACAGTACCACGGAATCGACCGTAACCAAACTGATGTTCCTGCTGGGACACGGATTGCCCCCTGAAGAGGTACGAAAAATGATGAAGATATCCATCGCCGGAGAAATTACCGTTAAATAA
- the radA gene encoding DNA repair protein RadA yields the protein MAKDKTVYVCSNCGQDSPKWVGKCPSCGEWNTYVEEIVRKEVTNKRPVSGIETPKARPVSLCDITTSEEPRIDMKDEELNRVLGGGLVPGSLVLIGGEPGIGKSTLVLQTILRMKNRRILYVSGEESARQLKLRADRIQQHTADCLIVCETSLEQIYTHIKNTQPELVIIDSIQTISTESIESSPGSIAQVRECSASILKFAKETGTPVILIGHINKEGSIAGPKVLEHIVDTVLQFEGDQHYMYRILRSIKNRFGSTSELGIYEMRQNGLRQVSNPSELLLSQDHEGMSGIAIASAIEGVRPFLIETQALVSSAAYGMPQRSATGFDIRRMNMLLAVLEKRVGFKLAQKDVFLNIAGGLKVNDPAIDLSVISAILSSNMDTEIEPMVCLAGEVGLSGEIRPVNRIEQRIGEAEKLGFKQMILPRHNMQGLDKSKINIELVPVRKVEEAFRCLFG from the coding sequence ATGGCAAAAGATAAAACCGTATATGTATGCTCCAACTGCGGGCAGGATTCACCGAAATGGGTAGGCAAATGCCCTTCCTGCGGTGAATGGAACACCTATGTGGAAGAAATTGTCCGCAAGGAGGTTACAAACAAACGTCCGGTATCAGGAATTGAGACCCCAAAAGCCAGGCCAGTATCTTTATGCGACATAACCACCTCCGAGGAGCCCCGCATAGACATGAAAGATGAGGAGCTGAACCGGGTATTGGGAGGCGGACTGGTGCCGGGCTCGCTGGTGCTTATTGGCGGTGAACCGGGAATTGGGAAATCAACCCTGGTGTTGCAGACGATACTTCGGATGAAAAACCGACGCATCCTCTATGTTTCGGGGGAAGAGAGCGCCCGACAGTTGAAACTCCGGGCCGACCGCATTCAGCAACACACCGCCGATTGCCTTATTGTCTGCGAAACATCCCTGGAACAGATTTATACTCATATAAAGAACACACAGCCCGAGCTGGTGATTATCGACTCTATCCAGACTATTTCAACCGAAAGTATTGAATCGTCACCCGGGAGCATTGCCCAGGTTAGGGAGTGCTCGGCTTCAATCCTGAAATTTGCCAAAGAGACTGGCACACCGGTAATACTGATTGGGCACATCAACAAGGAGGGTAGTATAGCCGGTCCTAAAGTACTGGAACACATTGTGGATACGGTACTGCAATTCGAAGGAGACCAGCATTACATGTACCGTATTCTGCGTTCTATCAAAAACCGCTTTGGAAGCACATCCGAACTGGGTATTTACGAAATGCGGCAGAATGGGTTACGCCAGGTGAGCAATCCGTCGGAACTACTTCTCTCGCAAGACCATGAAGGGATGAGCGGAATTGCCATTGCCTCAGCCATTGAAGGGGTGCGCCCTTTCCTGATAGAGACACAAGCACTTGTAAGCTCTGCTGCATACGGCATGCCGCAACGGTCGGCTACCGGATTTGATATCCGACGGATGAACATGCTGCTGGCAGTGCTCGAAAAAAGGGTAGGATTCAAACTGGCACAGAAAGATGTCTTTCTGAATATAGCTGGAGGACTGAAAGTTAACGACCCGGCAATCGATCTATCGGTAATCAGCGCCATTCTTTCTTCGAATATGGATACGGAGATTGAGCCAATGGTATGCCTGGCTGGTGAAGTGGGTCTTTCGGGAGAGATTCGTCCGGTGAACCGTATAGAACAACGTATTGGCGAAGCGGAAAAGCTGGGATTCAAACAGATGATTCTCCCCAGACACAACATGCAAGGACTGGACAAAAGCAAAATCAACATTGAATTGGTACCGGTCAGAAAGGTAGAAGAGGCTTTCCGTTGCCTGTTTGGATAA